One Papaver somniferum cultivar HN1 chromosome 10, ASM357369v1, whole genome shotgun sequence genomic window carries:
- the LOC113317949 gene encoding protein-lysine N-methyltransferase EEF2KMT-like isoform X1 codes for MEEISMLDPETLECLRLTSAFLAMEPTHCLIYFARECGKGLITNEVQNFICQYCINKIMNEDNPPSDLYVKNFLKKVIVEVESSSIEVLDELYEHFSYYMTSVKDDFERGNSRVYKRVSFLFPNVSSCSRVEKVVIPLQCSVNMLEGDTGCSIWPSSLFLSEFVLSHPHIFSNKSCFEVGSGVGLVGISLAYVKASKVILTDGDLSTLANMKHNLELNQLKVQTEVSQIECRHLPWESASEEELQGFKPDIVLGADVIYDPLCLPDLLRVLTNLLSPRISNGCTKDKLNDADDEALLVLKTNSNDCKSRESDDHGSCNGNRFDPSEGKLNSSNEPSIGSQRDASKERQPVAYLATVVRNMETFDCFMTLANQAQLSVLDITETCRPLNLLPYMRSYDRASIRFFRINFS; via the exons ATGGAAGAGATTTCAATGCTTGACCCTGAAACCCTAGAATGTCTCCGTCTCACCTCAGCTTTTCTAGCTATGGAACCTACTCATTGCTTAATTTACTTTGCCAG GGAATGTGGGAAAGGATTGATCACAAACGAAGTTCAGAATTTCATCTGCCAGTATTGTATTAACAAAATT ATGAATGAAGATAACCCGCCGAGTGATTTATATGTGAAGAATTTTCTAAAGAAAGTAATTGTTGAAGTTGAATCGAGTTCTATTGAGGTCTTGGATGAACTGTATGAACACTTTTCTTATTATATGACTTCAGTGAAG GATGATTTTGAGAGGGGAAACTCAAGGGTTTATAAAAGAGTTTCATTTCTTTTTCCTAATG TCTCAAGTTGTTCAAGAGTAGAGAAAGTCGTAATTCCGCTGCAGTGTTCAGTTAACATGCTTGAAGGAGATACTGG GTGTTCAATTTGGCCTTCAAGCCTTTTCTTGTCAGAATTCGTACTTTCACATCCACACATATTCTCTAATAAATCTTGTTTTGAG gTTGGCTCAGGTGTTGGTTTAGTTGGTATATCTCTTGCTTATGTGAAAGCCTCAAAG GTTATACTGACAGATGGTGATTTGTCAACTTTGGCGAACATGAAGCATAATTTAGAATTGAACCAATTGAAGGTGCAAACTGAGGTGTCACAG ATTGAATGCAGACACCTTCCATGGGAATCTGCATCAGAGGAAGAGCTCCAAGGATTCAAGCCGGACATTGT GTTGGGAGCAGATGTGATTTATGATCCATTATGCTTACCGGATCTCCTTCGAGTTCTTACCAATCTATTGAGCCCAAGGATATCAAACGGTTGCACCAAAGATAAACTTAATGACGCAGATGATGAAGCACTCCTTGTTCTCAAGACAAATTCAAATGACTGCAAGTCAAGGGAATCTGATGATCATGGTAGCTGTAATGGCAACAGATTTGATCCTTCTGAGGGCAAATTAAATTCTAGTAATGAACCAAGTATTGGATCTCAACGTGATGCTTCAAAAGAAAGACAGCCAGTTGCTTACTTGGCTACTGTCGTACGTAACATGGAAACATTCGATTGTTTCATGACATTGGCAAACCAAGCCCAGCTCTCTGTTTTAGATATAACTGAAACCTGCAGACCACTGAATTTGCTTCCATACATGCGGTCATACGATCGAGCAAGTATACGGTTTTTTCGTATCAATTTTTCCTAA
- the LOC113317949 gene encoding protein-lysine N-methyltransferase EEF2KMT-like isoform X2 yields MSPSHLSFSSYGTYSLLNLLCQGMWERIDHKRSSEFHLPMNEDNPPSDLYVKNFLKKVIVEVESSSIEVLDELYEHFSYYMTSVKDDFERGNSRVYKRVSFLFPNVSSCSRVEKVVIPLQCSVNMLEGDTGCSIWPSSLFLSEFVLSHPHIFSNKSCFEVGSGVGLVGISLAYVKASKVILTDGDLSTLANMKHNLELNQLKVQTEVSQIECRHLPWESASEEELQGFKPDIVLGADVIYDPLCLPDLLRVLTNLLSPRISNGCTKDKLNDADDEALLVLKTNSNDCKSRESDDHGSCNGNRFDPSEGKLNSSNEPSIGSQRDASKERQPVAYLATVVRNMETFDCFMTLANQAQLSVLDITETCRPLNLLPYMRSYDRASIRFFRINFS; encoded by the exons ATGTCTCCGTCTCACCTCAGCTTTTCTAGCTATGGAACCTACTCATTGCTTAATTTACTTTGCCAG GGAATGTGGGAAAGGATTGATCACAAACGAAGTTCAGAATTTCATCTGCCA ATGAATGAAGATAACCCGCCGAGTGATTTATATGTGAAGAATTTTCTAAAGAAAGTAATTGTTGAAGTTGAATCGAGTTCTATTGAGGTCTTGGATGAACTGTATGAACACTTTTCTTATTATATGACTTCAGTGAAG GATGATTTTGAGAGGGGAAACTCAAGGGTTTATAAAAGAGTTTCATTTCTTTTTCCTAATG TCTCAAGTTGTTCAAGAGTAGAGAAAGTCGTAATTCCGCTGCAGTGTTCAGTTAACATGCTTGAAGGAGATACTGG GTGTTCAATTTGGCCTTCAAGCCTTTTCTTGTCAGAATTCGTACTTTCACATCCACACATATTCTCTAATAAATCTTGTTTTGAG gTTGGCTCAGGTGTTGGTTTAGTTGGTATATCTCTTGCTTATGTGAAAGCCTCAAAG GTTATACTGACAGATGGTGATTTGTCAACTTTGGCGAACATGAAGCATAATTTAGAATTGAACCAATTGAAGGTGCAAACTGAGGTGTCACAG ATTGAATGCAGACACCTTCCATGGGAATCTGCATCAGAGGAAGAGCTCCAAGGATTCAAGCCGGACATTGT GTTGGGAGCAGATGTGATTTATGATCCATTATGCTTACCGGATCTCCTTCGAGTTCTTACCAATCTATTGAGCCCAAGGATATCAAACGGTTGCACCAAAGATAAACTTAATGACGCAGATGATGAAGCACTCCTTGTTCTCAAGACAAATTCAAATGACTGCAAGTCAAGGGAATCTGATGATCATGGTAGCTGTAATGGCAACAGATTTGATCCTTCTGAGGGCAAATTAAATTCTAGTAATGAACCAAGTATTGGATCTCAACGTGATGCTTCAAAAGAAAGACAGCCAGTTGCTTACTTGGCTACTGTCGTACGTAACATGGAAACATTCGATTGTTTCATGACATTGGCAAACCAAGCCCAGCTCTCTGTTTTAGATATAACTGAAACCTGCAGACCACTGAATTTGCTTCCATACATGCGGTCATACGATCGAGCAAGTATACGGTTTTTTCGTATCAATTTTTCCTAA
- the LOC113317949 gene encoding protein-lysine N-methyltransferase EEF2KMT-like isoform X3, with translation MNEDNPPSDLYVKNFLKKVIVEVESSSIEVLDELYEHFSYYMTSVKDDFERGNSRVYKRVSFLFPNVSSCSRVEKVVIPLQCSVNMLEGDTGCSIWPSSLFLSEFVLSHPHIFSNKSCFEVGSGVGLVGISLAYVKASKVILTDGDLSTLANMKHNLELNQLKVQTEVSQIECRHLPWESASEEELQGFKPDIVLGADVIYDPLCLPDLLRVLTNLLSPRISNGCTKDKLNDADDEALLVLKTNSNDCKSRESDDHGSCNGNRFDPSEGKLNSSNEPSIGSQRDASKERQPVAYLATVVRNMETFDCFMTLANQAQLSVLDITETCRPLNLLPYMRSYDRASIRFFRINFS, from the exons ATGAATGAAGATAACCCGCCGAGTGATTTATATGTGAAGAATTTTCTAAAGAAAGTAATTGTTGAAGTTGAATCGAGTTCTATTGAGGTCTTGGATGAACTGTATGAACACTTTTCTTATTATATGACTTCAGTGAAG GATGATTTTGAGAGGGGAAACTCAAGGGTTTATAAAAGAGTTTCATTTCTTTTTCCTAATG TCTCAAGTTGTTCAAGAGTAGAGAAAGTCGTAATTCCGCTGCAGTGTTCAGTTAACATGCTTGAAGGAGATACTGG GTGTTCAATTTGGCCTTCAAGCCTTTTCTTGTCAGAATTCGTACTTTCACATCCACACATATTCTCTAATAAATCTTGTTTTGAG gTTGGCTCAGGTGTTGGTTTAGTTGGTATATCTCTTGCTTATGTGAAAGCCTCAAAG GTTATACTGACAGATGGTGATTTGTCAACTTTGGCGAACATGAAGCATAATTTAGAATTGAACCAATTGAAGGTGCAAACTGAGGTGTCACAG ATTGAATGCAGACACCTTCCATGGGAATCTGCATCAGAGGAAGAGCTCCAAGGATTCAAGCCGGACATTGT GTTGGGAGCAGATGTGATTTATGATCCATTATGCTTACCGGATCTCCTTCGAGTTCTTACCAATCTATTGAGCCCAAGGATATCAAACGGTTGCACCAAAGATAAACTTAATGACGCAGATGATGAAGCACTCCTTGTTCTCAAGACAAATTCAAATGACTGCAAGTCAAGGGAATCTGATGATCATGGTAGCTGTAATGGCAACAGATTTGATCCTTCTGAGGGCAAATTAAATTCTAGTAATGAACCAAGTATTGGATCTCAACGTGATGCTTCAAAAGAAAGACAGCCAGTTGCTTACTTGGCTACTGTCGTACGTAACATGGAAACATTCGATTGTTTCATGACATTGGCAAACCAAGCCCAGCTCTCTGTTTTAGATATAACTGAAACCTGCAGACCACTGAATTTGCTTCCATACATGCGGTCATACGATCGAGCAAGTATACGGTTTTTTCGTATCAATTTTTCCTAA
- the LOC113317950 gene encoding heat shock factor-binding protein-like, with translation MEGKGSEDQQRAADMTLFVQDLVQKMQSRLDTMCDTIISTIDEMGSRIDGLEKDINEFRADMELDRSKPKRQDIKPEDAST, from the exons ATG GAAGGGAAGGGTTCAGAAGACCAGCAAAGAGCTGCAGATATGACTCTCTTT GTACAAGACCTTGTTCAAAAAATG CAATCTAGGCTCGATACTATGTGCGACACCATTATTTCAACAA TTGATGAGATGGGTAGCAGAATTGATGGGTTAGAGAAGGACATCAATGAGTTCAGAGCCGATATGGAATTGGATCGGTCCAAGCCAAAGCGTCAAGATATCAAACCAGAAGATGCTTCTACTTAA